In one Meles meles chromosome 17, mMelMel3.1 paternal haplotype, whole genome shotgun sequence genomic region, the following are encoded:
- the SOAT1 gene encoding sterol O-acyltransferase 1 isoform X3 produces MKEVGSHFDDFVTNLIEKSASLDNGGCAITSFSVLEGENNHRAKDFRAPPEHGKVFVLRQSLLDELFEVDHIRTIYHMFIALLILFILSTLVVDYIDEGRLVLEFSLLSYAFGKLPVAMWTWCTMFLSTLAVPYFLFQRWARGYSRSTHPVVHSLFHCFLFMVFQIGILGLGPAYVVLAYTLAPASRCIVILEQIRFVMKAHSFVRENVPRVLNSVKEKSQTIPIPTVNQYLYFLFAPTLIYRDNYPRTPTVRWGYVAMQFLQVFGCFFYVYYIFERLCAPLFRNIKQEPFSARVLVLCVFNSILPGVLVLFLTFFAFLHCWLNAFAEMLRFGDRMFYKDWWNSTSYANYYRTWNVVVHDWLYYYAYKDFLWFFTKRFKSAAMLAVFAVSAVVHEYALAICLNFFYPVLFVLFMFFGMAFNFIVNDSWKRPVWNVMMWTSLFAGHGVILCLYSQEWYARQHCPLKNPTFLDYIQPRSWTCRYVF; encoded by the exons ATGAAGGAAGTTGGCAGTCACTTTGATGATTTTGTGACCAATCTCATTGAAAAATCAGCATCATTAGACAATGGTGGGTGTGCTATCACAAGCTTTTCTGTTCTTGAAGGAGAGAACAACCACAGAGCTAA AGATTTCAGAGCACCTCCAGAACATGGAAAGGTTTTTGTTCTAAGGCAGTCTCTCTTAGA TGAGCTGTTTGAGGTGGACCACATCAGAACAATCTATCACATGTTTATTGCCCTCCTCATTCTGTTTATCCTCAGCACACTTGTTGTAGATTACATTGATGAAGGAAg GCTGGTGCTCGAGTTCAGTCTCCTGTCTTACGCTTTTGGCAAACTTCCTGTTGCTATGTGGACATGGTGTACCATGTTCTTGAGTACACTTGCTGTCCCCTATTTCCTCTTTCAACGTTGGGCCAGAGGTTATAGCAGGAGTACTCACCCAGTGGTCCATTCTCTCTTCCATTGCTTCCTTTTCATGGTCTTCCAGATTGGCATTCTAGGTTTGGGACCAGCGTATGTTGTATTAGCATATACGCTAGCGCCAGCTTCCCGGTGCATTGTTATACTTGAACAG ATTCGTTTCGTAATGAAAGcccattcatttgtcagagagaatgtgCCTCGGGTACTAAATTCAGTTAAGGAGAAATCAC AGACGATTCCAATACCCACAGTCAACCAGTACCTGTATTTCCTGTTTGCACCTACCCTCATCTACCGTGACAACTATCCCAG gacTCCCACTGTAAGATGGGGTTATGTTGCTATGCAGTTTTTACAg gtttttggttgctttttttaTGTGTACTACATCTTTGAAAGGCTCTGCGCCCCCTTGTTTCGGAATATCAAACAGGAGCCCTTCAGCGCTCGTGTTCTGGTCCTGTGTGTATTTAACTCCATCTTGCCAG GTGTGCTGGTACTGTTCCTCACGTTTTTTGCCTTTTTGCACTGTTGGCTGAATGCCTTTGCTGAGATGTTACGCTTTGGTGACAGGATGTTTTATAAG gattgGTGGAACTCCACATCATACGCTAACTATTACAGGACCTGGAATGTGGTGGTTCATGACTGGTTGTATTACTATGCTTACAAGGACTTTCTCTGG TTTTTCACCAAGAGGTTCAAGTCGGCTGCCATGTTAGCTGTGTTTGCTGTGTCTGCTGTAGTGCATGAATATGCCCTGGCTATTTGCTTGAACTTTTTCTATCCAGTGCTTTTCGTGCTCTTCATGTTCTTTGGAA TGGCTTTCAACTTCATTGTCAACGACAGTTGGAAAAGGCCAGTTTGGAATGTTATGATGTGGACTTCCCTTTTCGCGGGCCATGGAGTCATCCTGTGCCTTTATTCCCAAGAGTGGTATGCACGTCAGCACTGTCCTCTCAAAAAT CCCACATTTCTGGATTATATCCAGCCACGTTCCTGGACTTGTCGTTACGTGTTTTAG